Proteins encoded within one genomic window of Macrotis lagotis isolate mMagLag1 chromosome 3, bilby.v1.9.chrom.fasta, whole genome shotgun sequence:
- the OR5A1 gene encoding olfactory receptor 5A1, protein MYTAKEKNGTSVTMFFLLGFSDHPELQVLLFVTFLVIYLVTLAWNLSLIILIKIDSHLHTPMYFFLSNLSFIDICYSSSVAPKMLSDFFKAQKAISFVGCATQFFFFVGTGLTECCLLAAMAYDRYAAISNPLLYTAIMAQDLCIKMVAGAYLGGFLSSLIQTSSIFHLYFCGPNLINHFFCDLPPVLALSCSDTFLSQMINFLVVVAVGGTSFFILLISYGYIVAAVLKITSIEGRYKAFNTCGSHLTVVTLLYGTALFMYLRPSSSYSLSRDKVVSVFYSVVIPLLNPLIYSLRNSEIKAALKKVLQKKRFS, encoded by the coding sequence ATGTACACAGCCAAGGAAAAGAATGGCACATCAGTAaccatgttctttctcttgggatTCTCAGACCATCCAGAACTACaagtcttactctttgtgacATTCTTGGTAATTTATCTGGTGACTTTGGCCTGGAACTTGAGTCTTATAATCCTGATCAAAATTGACTCCCATCTCCATACACCCATGTACTTCTTTCTCAGCAACCTGTCCTTTATAGATATTTGCTACTCCTCCTCTGTGGCCCCCAAGATGCTTTCAGACTTCTTCAAGGCACAGAAGGCCATCTCTTTTGTGGGCTGTGCCacccagttttttttctttgttggcACAGGCTTAACTGAGTGCTGCCTCCTGGCTGCCATGGCATACGACCGCTATGCTGCCATCTCTAACCCACTGCTTTACACAGCCATCATGGCCCAAGACCTCTGCATCAAAATGGTAGCTGGAGCTTATTTGGGTGGTTTCCTGAGCTCCCTAATCCAAACAAGCTCCATATTTCATCTCTACTTCTGTGGTCCTAACCTTATCAATCACTTTTTTTGTGATCTTCCCCCAGTTCTAGCTCTCTCCTGTTCAGATACCTTTCTAAGTCAGATGATTAATTTCCTCGTGGTGGTTGCTGTTGGGGGAACATCTTTCTTCATCCTCCTCATCTCGTATGGTTATATCGTTGCTGCTGTCCTGAAGATCACTTCTATTGAAGGCAGATACAAAGCCTTCAACACTTGTGGCTCCCACTTAACCGTAGTTACCCTTCTCTATGGAACCGCCCTCTTCATGTATCTCCGACCTAGCTCCAGCTACTCTCTAAGTCGAGACAAAGTTGTTTCTGTGTTCTATTCGGTGGTGATTCCCTTGCTGAATCCCCTCATCTACAGCCTGAGAAACAGTGAAATCAAAGCTGCTCTAAAAAAGGTCCTACAGAAGAAAAGGTTCTCATAG